The Streptomyces seoulensis genome contains a region encoding:
- a CDS encoding phosphoribosylaminoimidazolesuccinocarboxamide synthase — translation MSGFVEKPEPIQVPGLVHLHTGKVRELYRDAAGDLVMVASDRISAYDWVLPTEIPDKGRVLTQLSLWWFDQLRDLAPNHVISTELPEGAPADWAGRTLVCKSLDMVPVECVARGYLTGSGLAEYRESRTVCGLALPEGLVDGSELPGPIFTPATKAEVGEHDENVSYEEVARQVGPETAAQLRQATLAVYARARDIARDRGIVLADTKFEFGFDGSDLVLADEVLTPDSSRFWPAETYEPGHAQPSYDKQFVRDWLTGPESGWDRKSEQPPPALPEEVVAATRAKYIEAYERLTGTRWS, via the coding sequence CTGCACACCGGCAAGGTGCGCGAGCTGTACCGCGACGCGGCGGGCGACCTCGTGATGGTCGCCAGCGACCGCATCTCCGCGTACGACTGGGTGCTGCCCACCGAGATCCCCGACAAGGGCCGGGTGCTCACCCAGTTGTCGCTGTGGTGGTTCGACCAGCTCCGCGACCTGGCGCCCAACCACGTCATCAGCACCGAGCTGCCCGAGGGCGCCCCCGCCGACTGGGCCGGCCGCACCCTGGTCTGCAAGTCGCTGGACATGGTCCCGGTGGAGTGCGTGGCCCGCGGCTACCTGACCGGCTCCGGCCTCGCGGAGTACCGGGAGTCCCGTACGGTCTGCGGGCTCGCGCTGCCCGAGGGCCTGGTCGACGGCTCGGAGCTGCCCGGCCCGATCTTCACCCCGGCCACCAAGGCCGAGGTCGGCGAGCACGACGAGAACGTCTCCTACGAGGAGGTGGCCCGCCAGGTCGGCCCCGAGACCGCCGCCCAGCTCCGCCAGGCCACCCTCGCGGTGTACGCCCGCGCCCGTGACATCGCCCGTGACCGGGGGATCGTGCTCGCGGACACCAAGTTCGAGTTCGGCTTCGACGGCAGCGACCTGGTCCTCGCCGACGAGGTGCTCACCCCGGACTCGTCCCGCTTCTGGCCCGCCGAGACCTATGAGCCGGGCCACGCCCAGCCGTCGTACGACAAGCAGTTCGTGCGGGACTGGCTGACCGGCCCCGAGTCCGGCTGGGACCGCAAGAGCGAGCAGCCCCCGCCCGCGCTGCCCGAGGAGGTCGTGGCGGCGACCCGCGCCAAGTACATCGAGGCGTACGAGCGGCTGACCGGCACCCGCTGGTCCTAG
- a CDS encoding response regulator transcription factor: MSGPVRLLLADDEHLIRGALAALLSLEDDLLVVAEAASGPEALAMARAHEPDVAVLDLQMPGADGVRVATSLRAELPGCQVLIVTGHGRPGHLKRALAAGVRGFVPKTVSAERLAEIIRTVHAGSRYVDPELAADAISAGDSPLTAREAEVLELAADGAPVTEIAERAALSPGTVRNYLSSAVTKLGAENRHTAVRLARDRGWV, encoded by the coding sequence ATGAGCGGGCCGGTGCGGCTGCTGCTGGCCGACGACGAGCATCTGATCCGGGGCGCGCTGGCCGCGCTGCTCTCGCTGGAGGACGACCTGCTGGTCGTCGCGGAGGCGGCGAGCGGGCCCGAAGCGCTGGCGATGGCACGGGCGCACGAGCCCGACGTGGCCGTGCTGGATCTCCAGATGCCGGGTGCCGACGGTGTGAGGGTGGCCACATCCCTGCGGGCCGAACTGCCCGGTTGCCAGGTGCTGATCGTGACCGGGCACGGGCGCCCCGGGCATCTGAAGCGGGCGCTGGCGGCGGGTGTGCGCGGGTTCGTCCCGAAGACGGTCAGCGCCGAGCGGCTCGCCGAGATCATCCGGACCGTGCACGCCGGAAGCCGGTACGTCGACCCCGAGTTGGCCGCCGACGCGATCTCCGCCGGCGACTCCCCGCTGACCGCGCGGGAGGCCGAGGTGCTGGAACTGGCGGCCGACGGGGCACCGGTCACGGAGATCGCCGAGCGGGCCGCGCTGTCGCCGGGGACGGTACGGAACTATCTCTCCTCGGCCGTCACCAAGCTGGGCGCGGAGAACCGGCACACCGCGGTGCGTCTCGCACGGGACCGGGGTTGGGTATAG